A genomic region of Fluviispira vulneris contains the following coding sequences:
- a CDS encoding citrate/2-methylcitrate synthase — protein MNQQESFKQIDEFKRGMQDLIVDTTSVSFVDGVNGRLYYRGINIAELSAHATFEETAWLLLSGKLPTKSKLEGFQWGLRNMSRTQEKVIRIIEEMPQLSPPLLVLQTGLAALACIDRSEDYLEEENYIEKVMRIIAQSPVVLSAAYRHYLGVPLLEPRSDLSFVENFIYMLFGKIPTKNQTRCMEIALIIQMDHGFNSSTFTARSVASTLTNFYSATSAAVGALSGSLHGGASELVVEMLNNAKNSNDVEKYTRDLLKSGSKIMGMGHRVYKTIDPRAIIFRDLLSQLTPKDEKDSDLKLLTRVEQEARKYFEEKMMPVYANVDFWSGAVYKKLGIHPILYPAIFAAARMVGWCAHILELRQNNKLYRPSSQYVGEINVPYIPLDQRIY, from the coding sequence ATGAACCAGCAAGAATCTTTCAAACAAATTGATGAGTTCAAAAGAGGTATGCAGGATCTTATCGTGGACACAACGAGCGTCAGTTTTGTCGATGGTGTAAATGGCAGATTGTATTATCGGGGCATTAATATTGCAGAATTATCGGCACATGCAACATTCGAAGAAACAGCTTGGTTACTTCTTTCAGGAAAATTACCTACAAAAAGTAAATTAGAAGGATTCCAATGGGGGCTTCGAAATATGTCGAGAACTCAAGAAAAAGTAATAAGAATAATTGAAGAAATGCCCCAGCTTTCTCCTCCTTTATTGGTTTTACAAACAGGTTTAGCAGCACTCGCGTGTATTGATAGAAGTGAAGATTACTTAGAGGAAGAAAATTATATTGAAAAAGTTATGAGAATTATAGCGCAAAGTCCAGTTGTGTTATCAGCAGCATATAGACATTATTTGGGTGTTCCTTTATTGGAGCCTCGATCGGATTTGAGTTTCGTTGAAAATTTTATTTATATGTTATTTGGGAAAATTCCAACAAAAAACCAAACTCGCTGTATGGAGATAGCATTGATTATTCAAATGGATCATGGTTTTAATTCTTCTACTTTTACAGCAAGATCTGTAGCATCTACGCTCACAAATTTTTATTCAGCTACGAGTGCTGCAGTCGGTGCGTTGAGTGGTTCATTGCATGGTGGTGCGAGTGAATTAGTTGTAGAAATGTTAAATAATGCAAAAAATAGCAATGATGTGGAAAAATATACGAGAGATCTTTTAAAATCAGGATCAAAAATTATGGGTATGGGGCATCGAGTATATAAAACCATTGATCCACGTGCAATTATATTCCGTGATTTATTGTCGCAGTTGACTCCTAAAGATGAGAAAGATAGCGATTTAAAATTATTAACACGTGTAGAGCAAGAAGCTAGAAAGTATTTTGAAGAAAAAATGATGCCAGTTTATGCAAATGTAGATTTTTGGAGCGGTGCTGTATATAAAAAATTAGGTATCCATCCGATTTTATATCCAGCAATATTTGCTGCAGCAAGAATGGTTGGCTGGTGTGCACATATTTTAGAGTTAAGGCAAAATAATAAACTTTATCGTCCTTCATCTCAATATGTTGGAGAAATTAATGTTCCGTATATTCCTCTCGATCAAAGAATTTATTAA
- a CDS encoding 3-deoxy-D-manno-octulosonic acid transferase codes for MYFLYEISQKFIYFVLNLLAKYIHSRKFKKFCEARTSHYFIKKIKETEKNYLEIKKNNPNDFPVYWFHVASAGEMEQAIPIARKLNLKMNAHFLLTYFSPSAEPFIKNFPALISAFSLPIDARKNYKIIFTTLPILKIFFVRYDIWPALLHVSKNLNIEINLLSASAIKTKKGILGILSKIWNRKFYKKFSNIFAVTKEDVEYFTQFLPLDRVHYSGDAKWSRAYERASNCNKRKIEKDFSIFYSYCLAQKEILNKKNIVFGSPHKEEDKIALDCGLIKDKVFLIYVPHDVTEESNKKIIDNFRLMGTNAILYSELISIIKNTVKKDETFILEELYELNTHDIKRQTLFNNNSKECNIPTHVLSGYEVVVFDKIGYLAEIYEVSDIAIIGGGFDGQIHNVLEAAAHGVPVLIGNLFVRASEAKELVNKGGAISFQNTNELFQFLTQWVSLEEQGTDSPHPTRILAQSKSKSLELFRSIPDTSEIVLQALFNEP; via the coding sequence ATGTATTTCCTATATGAAATTTCGCAAAAATTTATTTATTTTGTTTTAAATTTATTAGCAAAATATATTCATAGCAGAAAATTTAAAAAATTTTGTGAGGCTAGGACTTCTCATTATTTTATAAAAAAAATTAAAGAAACAGAAAAGAATTATTTGGAAATTAAAAAAAATAATCCAAATGATTTTCCAGTTTATTGGTTTCATGTAGCCAGCGCTGGAGAAATGGAACAGGCTATACCTATCGCAAGAAAACTCAATCTAAAAATGAATGCTCACTTTTTATTAACTTATTTTTCACCAAGTGCAGAGCCTTTTATAAAGAATTTCCCTGCACTGATTTCAGCATTTTCTTTACCAATTGATGCAAGAAAAAACTATAAAATAATATTTACTACGCTACCAATATTAAAAATATTTTTTGTTAGATACGATATTTGGCCGGCGCTTTTGCATGTAAGTAAAAATTTAAATATAGAAATTAACTTACTTTCAGCTTCTGCGATTAAAACTAAAAAAGGTATATTAGGTATATTGAGTAAGATTTGGAATAGAAAATTTTATAAAAAATTTTCAAATATTTTTGCCGTTACGAAAGAAGATGTAGAATATTTTACACAGTTTTTACCGTTGGATCGAGTTCATTATTCTGGTGATGCAAAATGGTCGCGTGCATATGAAAGAGCAAGTAATTGTAACAAGCGTAAAATAGAAAAAGATTTCTCAATATTTTATTCTTATTGTTTAGCACAAAAAGAGATTTTGAACAAAAAAAATATAGTATTTGGCTCTCCTCATAAGGAAGAAGATAAAATAGCGTTAGATTGCGGACTCATTAAGGATAAAGTGTTTTTAATATATGTACCTCATGATGTAACAGAAGAATCAAATAAAAAAATTATCGATAATTTTAGATTGATGGGGACCAACGCTATTCTTTATAGTGAACTTATTTCAATTATAAAGAATACGGTCAAAAAAGATGAAACTTTTATTCTTGAAGAATTATATGAATTAAATACTCATGACATAAAAAGACAAACGTTGTTTAACAACAACAGTAAAGAATGTAATATTCCGACACATGTACTCTCAGGGTATGAGGTGGTAGTGTTTGATAAAATTGGATATTTAGCTGAAATTTATGAAGTTTCAGATATTGCTATAATTGGCGGAGGGTTTGATGGTCAAATTCACAACGTCTTAGAAGCTGCCGCTCATGGGGTTCCTGTTCTAATTGGGAACCTATTTGTGCGTGCAAGCGAAGCAAAAGAACTTGTTAACAAAGGTGGGGCTATTTCTTTTCAAAATACAAATGAGTTGTTTCAATTTTTGACTCAGTGGGTTAGTTTGGAAGAGCAGGGAACCGACTCACCTCACCCAACGCGAATTTTGGCTCAATCAAAGTCAAAATCGTTGGAACTTTTTAGAAGTATTCCCGATACAAGTGAAATTGTCTTGCAAGCTCTCTTTAACGAGCCATAA
- a CDS encoding BolA family protein has translation MNIQSTIENKLKDKFNPSYLKVENESYMHSVPKGSETHFRIEIVTNIFENLSLLKRHRLMNEILAEEFSIIRACSLHTFTQNEWEKRNFTTIESPNCMGGSKIK, from the coding sequence ATGAACATCCAATCAACAATTGAAAATAAATTAAAAGATAAATTTAATCCCAGTTATTTAAAAGTTGAAAATGAAAGTTATATGCACAGTGTTCCAAAGGGATCTGAAACACATTTTAGAATAGAGATTGTTACAAATATATTTGAAAATTTATCTCTATTAAAAAGACATCGTCTTATGAATGAAATACTTGCAGAAGAATTTTCAATCATTAGAGCCTGCTCTTTGCATACTTTTACTCAAAATGAATGGGAAAAAAGAAATTTCACAACAATTGAATCACCTAATTGCATGGGCGGATCAAAAATAAAATAA
- a CDS encoding acetyl-CoA carboxylase carboxyltransferase subunit alpha codes for MDILQLEKPLHELSKRISELRLAAEQSAHIPDRQQDTRGLNEEISILENKFELLAKEIYTNLNSFQITQLSRHPNRPYTLDIINQLCTDFIELHGDRNFMDDQAIVTGIAQFRNRRVIVVGTQKGRGTKENMKRNFGMPKPEGYRKALRVMALAERFGLPIVTFIDTPGAYPGLEAEERGQNEAIAKNIMVMSRLSVPIISVVVGEGQSGGALAIGVANRILMMEYSIYSVISPEGCSSILWKDGSQADRAANILGLTAEVALKNKVIDEIIKEPLGGAHWKTKEAIESIGDAVEKNLVSLSKMSKDELKQDRIKKYFKIGNVQNMPAISPFRVDKAPVAAWDESWEDVESSMGLN; via the coding sequence ATGGACATTCTGCAGCTTGAAAAACCCTTGCATGAACTTTCAAAACGAATATCTGAACTCCGTCTCGCTGCTGAACAATCGGCACACATACCAGATAGACAGCAGGATACTAGAGGATTAAACGAAGAAATTTCTATACTTGAAAATAAATTCGAACTTCTTGCTAAAGAAATTTATACAAATTTAAATTCTTTTCAAATTACACAACTTTCTAGACATCCAAACCGTCCTTATACTCTAGATATTATCAATCAACTGTGTACAGATTTTATCGAATTACACGGTGATAGAAATTTTATGGACGACCAAGCTATTGTGACAGGAATTGCTCAATTTAGAAATAGACGAGTTATCGTTGTAGGAACCCAAAAAGGACGTGGCACCAAAGAAAATATGAAAAGAAATTTTGGTATGCCAAAACCCGAAGGTTATAGAAAAGCTTTACGTGTAATGGCTTTAGCTGAACGCTTTGGCCTTCCAATCGTAACTTTTATTGACACACCTGGCGCTTATCCAGGCCTTGAAGCAGAAGAACGTGGCCAGAATGAAGCCATTGCTAAAAACATTATGGTTATGAGTCGCTTATCCGTTCCAATTATTTCCGTCGTTGTAGGCGAAGGTCAGAGTGGAGGTGCTCTTGCCATCGGTGTTGCAAACAGAATTCTTATGATGGAGTATTCAATCTATAGTGTAATTTCTCCTGAAGGCTGTTCGTCAATCTTATGGAAAGACGGTTCCCAAGCAGATAGAGCGGCTAATATTCTTGGTTTAACTGCAGAAGTTGCTCTTAAAAATAAGGTCATTGATGAGATTATTAAAGAGCCTCTTGGCGGTGCCCACTGGAAAACCAAAGAAGCGATAGAATCCATCGGTGATGCTGTCGAAAAAAACTTAGTGAGTCTTTCGAAAATGAGCAAAGATGAACTTAAACAAGATAGAATCAAAAAATATTTCAAAATTGGCAACGTCCAAAATATGCCAGCAATATCTCCATTCCGTGTTGATAAAGCACCAGTTGCAGCATGGGACGAATCTTGGGAAGATGTAGAATCCTCAATGGGTCTCAATTAA
- a CDS encoding Rne/Rng family ribonuclease, giving the protein MVAKQLVINSTSYETRVALIEGGQVSEYYIERSRDRGIVGGIYKGKVIRVLPGMQSCFVDIGLERAAFLYGGDIKSEDSQELPEGFDEEGKPIHHHQPDEDESAEISAPKNFQKQYKITDLVKEGQEIIVQVAKDAIGTKGARVTTYLSLPGRYVVLMPSINHIGVSRRILSEEERTRLRNVVQKIKPEGAGVIVRTASENVPDEKIIADIDFLVKLWETLRLKSMKSKSPCLVHEDLDLVFRATRDLISRDLDRIVIDDKKRYEDLVRFLNRFSVKLGAQVQLFQGDTQIFDAFGIEQEVSRGLGSKVWLKSGGYLIIEQTEALTAIDVNTGRFVGSKSLGDTIVKTNLEAVKEIVQQLRLRNIGGIIILDFIDMDRSDDRDKVFQALVEELKKDKAKTTVLRISEMGLVQMTRKRTEESLMQKMTVDCPYCEGNGHVKSPATISYEVIRELLREFSRSSNEGFVIKAHPHVSDRLLEEDKIFLDELKLKYSKKVVVKSFVEYHLEHFEIAPMRFE; this is encoded by the coding sequence ATGGTCGCTAAGCAATTGGTAATTAACAGCACTTCGTATGAGACGCGCGTAGCTCTTATCGAAGGTGGTCAGGTATCTGAATATTATATTGAACGAAGTCGAGATAGGGGTATAGTCGGAGGAATATATAAGGGAAAAGTTATTCGTGTTTTGCCTGGAATGCAAAGTTGTTTTGTAGATATTGGGTTAGAACGCGCTGCTTTTCTTTATGGTGGTGATATTAAATCTGAAGACTCACAAGAGCTTCCAGAAGGCTTTGATGAAGAAGGCAAGCCAATTCACCATCATCAGCCAGATGAAGATGAAAGTGCAGAAATAAGCGCCCCAAAAAATTTTCAAAAGCAATATAAAATAACCGACCTTGTAAAAGAAGGACAAGAAATTATTGTTCAAGTTGCTAAAGATGCAATTGGAACTAAAGGAGCCAGAGTAACAACGTATTTAAGTTTACCAGGTCGATATGTTGTTTTAATGCCAAGTATTAATCATATCGGTGTCAGTCGTCGTATCTTATCTGAAGAAGAGCGCACACGCTTACGCAACGTTGTACAAAAAATAAAGCCAGAAGGTGCAGGTGTAATCGTAAGAACTGCAAGTGAAAATGTACCTGATGAGAAAATAATTGCCGATATCGATTTTCTTGTTAAGCTTTGGGAAACATTACGTTTAAAAAGTATGAAATCTAAATCTCCATGCCTCGTTCACGAAGATTTAGATTTAGTTTTCCGTGCAACACGTGATCTAATCTCGAGAGATCTCGATCGTATCGTTATAGATGATAAAAAGAGATATGAAGATCTCGTTCGATTTTTGAATCGATTTAGCGTTAAATTAGGTGCGCAGGTTCAATTATTCCAAGGAGACACACAAATATTCGATGCTTTTGGCATTGAACAAGAAGTTTCCCGTGGGTTAGGTTCAAAAGTTTGGTTAAAATCCGGTGGGTATTTAATTATCGAACAAACAGAAGCTTTAACCGCTATAGATGTTAATACAGGTCGATTTGTAGGTAGTAAATCACTAGGTGATACTATTGTAAAAACAAATTTAGAAGCTGTTAAAGAAATCGTTCAACAATTGAGATTAAGAAATATTGGTGGAATAATTATTTTAGATTTTATCGATATGGATCGCAGTGATGATAGAGATAAGGTTTTTCAAGCACTCGTTGAAGAATTAAAAAAAGATAAAGCTAAAACCACGGTGCTTAGAATTTCTGAAATGGGTTTGGTGCAAATGACTCGCAAACGCACTGAAGAAAGTTTAATGCAAAAAATGACTGTGGATTGTCCATATTGTGAAGGAAATGGTCATGTTAAAAGTCCTGCAACAATTTCATATGAAGTTATAAGAGAATTATTAAGAGAATTTAGCCGTTCTAGTAATGAAGGATTTGTTATTAAAGCGCATCCGCATGTATCTGACCGCTTATTAGAAGAGGATAAAATATTCCTTGATGAATTAAAATTAAAATATTCAAAAAAGGTAGTTGTTAAGTCTTTTGTTGAATATCATTTAGAGCATTTCGAAATAGCTCCTATGAGATTTGAATAA